A genomic segment from Blastococcus sp. PRF04-17 encodes:
- a CDS encoding DNA cytosine methyltransferase encodes MVRLACGCVGGTLHHARSLRRLRGLTRGFLDEGSFDTAGAVEKDFAAAATYAANFDPIAAHTFVGDIADYRDVPRVDLVIGGPPCQGFSALGRRDPDDVRNQLWREFVRVVRESDAQMFVFENVDRFARTPEFELLRRAAHAGGELSEFRTQVFRLNAADFGTPQKRIRTIVIGSRIGSVAEPVQTHAKVPVGALSRWRGLREAFLEGPVRLEPEVREVWLPESTVDFQGESVEGAFKLHDLHLTRQYDLTSEIRYAHIAPGQSRFHLPDELQYPCWRRHTKGAGDVLGRLEWDKPAVTMRTEFFRPEKGRFLHPQWENGGVQINRALTHAEAAVAQGFDDRHMWCGSKAAIARQIGNAVPPPLAEAVAGVVAQRLTAGDGY; translated from the coding sequence TTGGTCCGGCTAGCGTGTGGCTGTGTCGGGGGAACGCTTCACCATGCTCGATCTCTTCGCCGGCTGCGGGGGCTTACGCGGGGGTTCCTGGACGAAGGCTCGTTCGACACTGCTGGGGCCGTCGAGAAGGACTTTGCGGCTGCAGCGACGTACGCGGCAAATTTCGACCCGATCGCCGCCCACACCTTCGTCGGGGACATCGCGGACTACCGCGACGTCCCGCGAGTGGACCTCGTGATCGGCGGTCCGCCCTGTCAGGGGTTCTCGGCGCTTGGGAGGCGTGACCCCGATGACGTGCGGAACCAGCTGTGGCGGGAGTTCGTCCGCGTCGTGCGGGAGTCGGACGCGCAGATGTTCGTGTTCGAGAACGTTGATCGCTTTGCTCGGACGCCAGAGTTCGAGCTGCTCCGACGAGCTGCCCACGCGGGCGGCGAGCTGTCGGAGTTCCGGACACAGGTCTTCCGCTTGAACGCCGCCGACTTCGGCACGCCCCAGAAGCGGATCCGAACCATCGTGATCGGGTCACGAATCGGATCCGTTGCCGAGCCCGTTCAGACACACGCGAAGGTCCCCGTCGGTGCGCTGTCCCGCTGGCGAGGCCTGCGCGAGGCGTTCCTTGAAGGTCCCGTGCGGCTGGAGCCCGAAGTGCGTGAGGTATGGCTGCCCGAGAGCACGGTGGACTTCCAAGGGGAGTCGGTCGAAGGAGCGTTCAAGCTTCACGATCTGCATTTGACACGGCAGTACGACCTCACGTCGGAGATCCGCTACGCGCACATTGCACCAGGGCAGTCGCGCTTTCACCTGCCTGACGAGCTGCAGTACCCCTGCTGGCGCCGGCACACAAAGGGAGCCGGCGACGTATTGGGGCGTCTTGAGTGGGACAAGCCGGCCGTGACGATGCGGACCGAGTTTTTTCGTCCCGAGAAGGGCCGCTTTCTCCACCCTCAGTGGGAGAACGGCGGGGTGCAGATCAACCGCGCACTAACCCACGCAGAGGCCGCCGTCGCCCAGGGCTTCGATGATCGACACATGTGGTGTGGCAGCAAGGCCGCCATCGCCCGCCAGATCGGCAACGCCGTGCCGCCACCGTTGGCCGAGGCTGTCGCCGGTGTCGTAGCCCAACGGCTCACCGCCGGCGACGGCTACTAG